The following coding sequences lie in one Criblamydia sequanensis CRIB-18 genomic window:
- a CDS encoding NUDIX domain-containing protein, with translation MAEFEIYVLPGPFEAIVENEELSFPESALLRVEAIWQEEFQKREGHLFNGKILQFISANLSQITLATTEYKFLLAQNHDEKLRHLLHIRPVSVSGLTVSNKKVLIGKRATHLSTYPSYYEFAPSGTVDFSAIKENGRIDFEKALLKELVEETEISKDHVKYIDRWILVHDTKRDIFEFCGLIFLKPELSNVEKWEPDKEYEKLLWLSKEEVFEHILQHKENYVPLSLFLWKRWQENL, from the coding sequence ATGGCTGAATTTGAAATTTATGTTCTTCCTGGTCCTTTTGAGGCAATTGTTGAAAATGAAGAGCTTAGCTTTCCAGAGTCAGCTCTTCTAAGGGTGGAAGCGATTTGGCAGGAAGAATTCCAAAAAAGGGAAGGTCATTTATTTAACGGCAAGATTTTGCAGTTTATCTCTGCCAATCTATCTCAAATTACCCTTGCTACAACTGAGTATAAGTTTCTTTTAGCTCAAAACCATGATGAGAAGCTAAGACACTTGCTTCATATTAGACCGGTTAGTGTAAGCGGACTTACTGTTTCGAATAAAAAAGTTCTCATAGGTAAAAGAGCGACCCACCTTTCAACCTATCCGTCCTACTACGAATTTGCCCCTTCCGGCACTGTCGATTTTAGCGCCATAAAAGAAAACGGAAGGATTGATTTTGAGAAAGCTCTTCTAAAAGAGCTTGTGGAAGAGACTGAAATTTCAAAAGATCATGTAAAGTATATTGATAGGTGGATTTTGGTTCATGACACCAAAAGAGACATTTTTGAATTTTGCGGACTCATTTTTTTAAAACCTGAACTATCCAACGTAGAAAAGTGGGAACCTGATAAAGAATATGAAAAGCTGCTTTGGCTTAGCAAGGAAGAGGTTTTTGAGCATATTCTACAGCATAAGGAAAATTATGTTCCTTTATCGCTTTTTCTTTGGAAAAGATGGCAAGAAAATCTATAG
- a CDS encoding cytidylyltransferase domain-containing protein yields the protein MEKQKVAAIVQARMGSTRLPQKVMLPILDNPLLFYVVSRLKEAKTLSQIIIATTENPKDRAIVDFCKAEKIPYFIGSEENVLDRYLKAARAFGVDVIVRITSDCPLIDPEIVDKIVSLFLNVNPPFDFISNTLTRSFPRGLDVEVFSFEALEKSSLGASIEEKEHVTLGMLRHPSEFTIKNVINPVDYSYLRLTVDTKEDLRLVTKIIEALYPVKPHFRLEDIIYLLAANPDWLLINQHIRQKEIG from the coding sequence ATGGAAAAACAAAAAGTCGCAGCTATTGTTCAAGCGCGTATGGGTTCGACAAGACTTCCTCAAAAAGTAATGCTTCCTATTTTGGATAACCCTCTTCTTTTCTATGTTGTTTCAAGATTAAAGGAAGCTAAAACTTTATCCCAAATCATTATAGCAACCACTGAAAATCCAAAGGATAGGGCGATTGTCGACTTTTGTAAAGCCGAGAAAATTCCCTATTTTATCGGAAGCGAGGAAAATGTTTTGGATCGCTATTTAAAAGCGGCTAGAGCCTTTGGTGTAGATGTTATTGTGAGAATCACATCCGACTGTCCCTTAATTGATCCTGAGATTGTCGATAAAATTGTCTCTCTTTTTTTAAATGTCAATCCTCCCTTTGATTTTATCTCAAATACTTTGACGAGGTCTTTTCCAAGGGGGCTTGATGTTGAGGTTTTTTCTTTTGAAGCTCTTGAAAAGTCAAGCCTTGGCGCATCTATTGAAGAGAAAGAGCATGTTACTCTTGGCATGCTTAGACACCCAAGCGAATTTACGATTAAAAATGTTATTAACCCCGTTGACTATTCTTATCTTCGTTTAACAGTAGATACTAAAGAAGACCTTCGTCTTGTCACGAAAATTATTGAAGCGCTTTATCCGGTGAAGCCTCATTTTCGACTGGAAGATATCATTTATTTGCTCGCCGCAAATCCTGATTGGCTGCTTATCAATCAACACATCCGGCAAAAGGAAATCGGTTAA
- a CDS encoding GNAT family N-acetyltransferase — protein sequence MDKKVHFEIVRPIEEHRDAVFLLRNDDEALRMSFHQEKKEKSDFKNEFKEYFTLPELPPLFISIDGEYAGFISFKRCEGLLAKNSKAIEISIVIAPKFRGYGIGTRALVEIIPWIQNTGFNEIVAEVKKENLRSAKAFLKAGYEELEEKNKFIEDTSEIVPVRQFVFRLSKIHGDPVFIIAEAGSNWKVGSSKENLETAKKMIETARESGANAVKFQTFRSKTTYVENAGKSKYLSKSGVVADIQDLFDELSMPYEMIETLSGYAKSMNIEWMSTPFSIEDFKAIDPFVKRHKIASYEIGHPHLIQLAAESHKPLILSTGAATEEEIAWAVRLFFSYKGSHLTLLQCTASYPAPSDSMNLSAITWLKKRFKVDAGLSDHSLHPILAPVMAVSLGGKVIEKHFTLDKTLKGPDHAFSLNPIELKSMVQAIREAEKMKGSGYKSIHPSEEELRRFAKRGIQAIQNIAQGSLFKEGENIAILRPGNKPQGIHPRFLEKLEGKKAKREIRIGDGIRHGDF from the coding sequence ATGGATAAAAAGGTTCATTTTGAAATTGTAAGACCGATTGAGGAGCATCGGGATGCCGTTTTTCTCTTAAGAAATGATGATGAAGCTCTCAGAATGTCTTTTCATCAGGAAAAGAAAGAAAAATCCGATTTTAAAAATGAATTTAAAGAGTACTTTACCCTCCCTGAATTGCCTCCTCTTTTCATTTCTATCGACGGTGAATATGCAGGTTTTATCTCTTTTAAAAGATGCGAGGGGCTATTAGCCAAGAATTCAAAAGCGATTGAAATTTCCATTGTAATCGCCCCTAAATTTAGAGGGTATGGCATTGGGACAAGAGCTTTGGTTGAGATTATCCCTTGGATACAAAATACAGGCTTTAATGAGATTGTAGCTGAGGTTAAAAAAGAAAATTTAAGGTCCGCAAAAGCCTTTTTAAAAGCAGGCTATGAAGAATTAGAAGAAAAAAATAAATTTATTGAAGATACAAGTGAAATTGTTCCGGTGCGACAATTTGTTTTTCGCTTATCTAAAATTCACGGAGACCCTGTCTTTATTATAGCAGAAGCTGGTTCTAACTGGAAGGTCGGCTCTTCAAAAGAGAATCTTGAAACCGCTAAAAAAATGATTGAAACCGCAAGAGAGTCTGGTGCCAATGCTGTTAAATTTCAAACGTTTAGATCAAAAACAACTTATGTCGAAAATGCCGGAAAAAGTAAATACCTATCAAAGTCGGGGGTCGTTGCCGATATTCAAGACCTATTTGATGAACTTTCAATGCCTTATGAAATGATAGAGACGCTTTCCGGTTATGCAAAAAGCATGAACATAGAATGGATGTCGACCCCTTTTTCTATTGAAGATTTTAAAGCCATAGACCCTTTTGTCAAACGGCATAAAATAGCTTCCTATGAGATAGGCCATCCCCATTTGATTCAATTAGCTGCAGAATCGCATAAACCGCTTATTCTATCAACCGGTGCTGCAACAGAAGAAGAAATCGCCTGGGCGGTTCGCTTATTTTTCTCTTATAAAGGAAGCCATCTGACGCTTTTGCAATGCACAGCTTCCTACCCGGCTCCAAGCGACAGCATGAATTTATCTGCGATTACATGGTTGAAAAAACGTTTTAAAGTGGATGCAGGGCTTTCTGATCATAGCTTACACCCGATTCTAGCGCCCGTCATGGCCGTTTCTCTTGGCGGAAAAGTGATTGAGAAGCATTTTACTTTGGATAAAACCCTTAAAGGTCCGGACCATGCCTTTTCTTTAAATCCAATCGAATTGAAGTCGATGGTCCAAGCCATAAGGGAAGCTGAAAAAATGAAGGGGAGCGGCTATAAAAGCATTCATCCTTCTGAAGAAGAGCTAAGACGTTTTGCAAAAAGAGGCATTCAAGCGATTCAAAATATCGCTCAGGGAAGCCTTTTTAAAGAAGGGGAAAATATTGCTATTCTTAGACCCGGAAATAAGCCTCAAGGGATCCACCCTCGTTTCCTTGAAAAACTAGAGGGGAAAAAAGCTAAAAGAGAGATCCGGATAGGAGACGGCATACGGCATGGGGACTTCTAA
- a CDS encoding HAD family hydrolase, which yields MGTSNLKAFLLDFDGTVANSLPLLYDAYDSFLKKRKLRPSLDEFNELKGPSLKEILLILKNKYSMEETLENLYLEYETDLIERYKELKPHEGALEFLQALKKKGLKLALVSSAPNKILDSFLSSHPDFALFDLVVSGESVKKSKPNPDIYINTLRLMNLNPSETIAIEDSLLGALSADKADIQVWLIFLEKASISLSRPPLFFNRWKEALLFFQENYG from the coding sequence ATGGGGACTTCTAACCTTAAAGCATTTCTCTTAGATTTTGACGGGACGGTTGCGAACAGTCTGCCCCTTCTTTATGACGCCTATGATTCCTTTTTAAAAAAAAGAAAACTCAGACCAAGCCTTGATGAGTTTAATGAGCTAAAGGGGCCTTCTTTAAAGGAGATTTTGCTAATCCTTAAAAATAAATATTCTATGGAAGAAACCCTTGAAAATTTATACCTTGAGTATGAAACGGATCTCATTGAAAGATATAAGGAATTAAAGCCTCATGAGGGAGCTTTGGAGTTCCTGCAGGCTTTAAAAAAAAAGGGTTTAAAATTAGCTCTTGTAAGCTCAGCTCCAAATAAAATTTTAGACAGCTTTCTATCCTCCCATCCTGATTTTGCCCTTTTCGACTTGGTTGTTAGCGGGGAGAGTGTTAAAAAAAGTAAGCCTAACCCGGATATTTATATTAATACGTTAAGGCTAATGAATTTAAATCCAAGCGAAACCATTGCTATCGAGGATTCTTTGCTTGGAGCTCTTTCTGCTGATAAAGCCGACATTCAGGTCTGGTTGATTTTTCTTGAAAAAGCTAGTATTAGTTTAAGCCGCCCGCCCCTTTTTTTTAATCGGTGGAAAGAGGCTTTACTTTTTTTTCAGGAAAATTATGGCTGA
- a CDS encoding efflux transporter outer membrane subunit, translated as MPENWKEEEVDNDEAINLTWWDLFEDPVLSGYINEALAYNQDLKEAVARVKEFFGKMIVARAPLYPQVSFNGSATKQEISIASEFLSQDINPDVTPVASFERIFDTFQIYLSASYQLDIWGKLESHAKASFYDLLRENEVKRTVLITVVTSVASSYIHLRQLDEQVAIAMKTFESRKESFRLATLRFEGGLTSELEVKQSESEVESAEASLIALQIDQAREENLLSILIGRPPDHLQRGFRLSELSKPFDIPVGLPCELIRSRPDIRAAENALRVANLEVDVARLAFMPGFALTGLFGFESSQLKDLITAPARFWEYGIALIQPVFSGKELSGKLYEARSIFLETCFHYYQTILIGLKEVEDALVSHRKFIELTNVQKQRVKVLGEYLALARLRYEEGQTDYLNVLDAERQLFSAELEYVSAESNQFLSLINLYKALGGGWVIDAERKMLPLCN; from the coding sequence ATGCCTGAAAATTGGAAGGAAGAGGAGGTCGATAATGATGAAGCGATTAATTTAACCTGGTGGGATCTTTTTGAAGACCCCGTTTTAAGCGGCTATATCAATGAAGCTTTAGCTTATAATCAAGATTTAAAAGAAGCTGTGGCCCGTGTAAAAGAATTTTTCGGTAAAATGATTGTTGCTAGAGCCCCTCTCTATCCTCAGGTTTCCTTTAACGGCTCGGCGACCAAACAAGAAATTTCAATCGCTTCTGAATTTTTATCCCAGGACATCAACCCTGATGTTACGCCTGTCGCTTCTTTTGAAAGAATCTTTGACACCTTCCAAATTTACTTATCCGCCTCCTATCAACTTGATATCTGGGGAAAGCTTGAGAGTCATGCCAAAGCATCTTTTTATGATCTTTTACGGGAAAATGAAGTGAAAAGGACTGTATTGATCACGGTTGTGACCTCTGTTGCATCATCCTACATTCACCTAAGACAGCTAGATGAACAAGTAGCCATAGCTATGAAAACCTTCGAATCTAGAAAAGAATCCTTCCGCCTTGCCACCCTTCGCTTTGAAGGCGGTCTTACCTCGGAGCTTGAAGTCAAGCAATCGGAATCTGAAGTTGAATCGGCAGAAGCAAGCTTAATTGCCCTTCAAATTGATCAAGCAAGAGAAGAGAATCTATTAAGCATATTAATTGGAAGACCGCCGGATCATCTGCAAAGAGGTTTTAGGCTATCTGAACTATCCAAACCCTTCGATATCCCTGTCGGTTTGCCTTGCGAGCTTATCAGATCAAGACCGGACATAAGAGCTGCTGAAAATGCCCTTCGCGTGGCTAATTTGGAAGTTGATGTAGCAAGACTTGCTTTTATGCCGGGTTTTGCACTAACCGGGTTATTTGGCTTTGAAAGCTCTCAACTTAAAGATCTAATCACAGCGCCTGCCAGGTTTTGGGAGTATGGGATAGCTCTGATACAACCTGTTTTTTCAGGGAAGGAGCTGAGCGGAAAACTTTATGAAGCCAGGTCGATATTTCTTGAAACCTGCTTTCACTACTATCAAACAATATTAATTGGATTAAAAGAAGTGGAAGATGCGCTTGTCAGCCATCGAAAATTTATTGAGCTGACGAATGTGCAAAAACAAAGAGTCAAAGTTTTAGGCGAATATCTAGCTCTTGCAAGGCTTCGCTATGAAGAAGGCCAGACTGATTACCTCAACGTCTTAGATGCCGAGCGTCAACTTTTTTCTGCAGAACTGGAATACGTCTCTGCTGAAAGCAATCAATTCCTATCCCTCATCAATCTCTATAAAGCCCTTGGTGGCGGCTGGGTGATTGATGCCGAGCGTAAAATGCTTCCTTTGTGCAACTAA